The DNA sequence GTCGGGTTCGGGCTTAATTTATAGGCCCGACGTCGAGCCGGGTTCGGGCTTAATTTATAGGCCCgacgtcgggccgggccgggctcgggcctgattTTTTACCCGCGAACTTTTTTAAGCCCGGCtcgaaacccggcccggcccgaacttTGCACAGGTGCACTCCaaggcaaccaaggattcatgtaGGGCTTACTAGAGGTCGCCATGGTGGACGTCGGGGTGGTAGTATGCTAGGATACCTAGCGGGTCTTTTTCCGTATGTGTCTCCAATATATTAATTgtattgtactttctattttccaATTCCTTGACTCATTTTGGTTTTTTTCACTTTTGTTTTCAGATATGGCAACTCAACCCATCAAGGGGAAGGAGGCGTGGGAGGGCAATGACAAGGAGGAGTCCGTTTGGAAGGAGGCTTTgaggacggtgcggaagagggagaaggaagaagttgCAAGGACGGAGAAGGATGAGCATGGCAAGAAGATGGCCGACCGTGCCCGTATGCAAAGGGAGTATGAGCAATACATATGGCGCGAGAAGAAGAGGAATGAGAAGCTTCAGGCCGAACGGGACCGCACATGGAGGGCCGAATTCCAGAAGAACATGCTACTTGCGCGACTAAGACGGGAGAGGGCCAAcaggatgcacctagaggaggtggaTAAGGAGGCTGAGCGCATAAGGGAGGAAAGAGCTCGAGCGGAAGCTTCAAAGACGGAGGAGAGCCATCGTTTCTTCGACGAGGTGGTTCAGCTGGCTCATGACATTAGGGAGAATGAAGAATTGGCTGAAGAATCTAGGAAGAAggcgaaggggggggggggggagctttCGCCACGCAGTGATGTCTGTTTGGCTAGgttcttgttgtcgaacctttatgtTGTCGAACCTTCATGTTGTATGAACCTTGATCTTGTCGAACCTTATTGTAATTCAAACCTTGATGCTGTcgaaccttgatgtcgtcgaatcTTATGTGTACTCTGAACCATTATGTTGTCTGATAGATGTTGTGTGCAATATTGTTTTCAAAACTGTTGAAATATGGTATGACTTGTCATGGTTtagcacaagtcaatgtgtggcgttcTTGCATGGGCTAGGCGTCACACAGTGACGTGTGGCGATGATGGAAAGACCACCACACAAAAGGTTGGTCCGGTGAAATAATTTGACCAGAAAATCAGCCTGTGATTTCTTTCACTTTCaggttatttttttcaaaatcgcTTGACAGTTCATCGCCTGCTGCGGTACAGCACAGCGCAGTCTCCTTGTCCATGCCGGGCGGGACCGCTGGAATGCGGGAGCACTGGCGTGCGGGTCCACAGAGAACATCTCTTTGGCAAACAGGCAACTCTGGTGGCCTGCGGCCTGCCATTGTCCTGGTACGACGCTGCGGTGcctctctcctcttcttcttcttccatccCCATTGGCGCTGCCCCACTTCGAGAAGAGAGGGAAATCACGCGAGAAGGGAGGCCATGCCGAAGCCACCGGTGGCGGAGCGGCCGCGGCTGACGCTGGAGGACTACGTCCTCTTCTTCGCCACCCACAGCGGCAACGGCCTCACCATCCACCTCCTCAACCAGATCCTCTTCATGCACGGCTTCATCAAGTTCCACAAGTCCAACAAGGTAGGTACCCCTCCTCCCCAAACCCCTCCCCGCTTTCCGGCTCATCCAACTCCACTTATACTTGTTAATCTCGCGCGCGCAGCCGGTCATCGTCGACGCGCTCAACTCGCTCGCCCTGctgcgcccgcgccgctccaccgtCAGCATCAACGCGGCCGGGCCCCCGCCGCgcgccgcggcctcctcctccgccgccgagctcTCCGCGGAGGACGTCAGGCGCGACATCGAGGCCCTCGGCTGGCGCGCGTGCCCCGTCGGCTCCGTCCTCGCCGTCCGCGCCGGGGCCGCCCCCGTCCCCGTGCCCCTCGCCACCATGCCCCCGCCCGCCTTCCACCAGCGCGTCTCCCCGACCAGCGTGCTCGGCGCGTCCCCGCTCCTGTCCGGTTCCCCTCCCGCGGCGCCCGCGGCGCCGGGCGGGGCGGCGGGGGGGAAGAGGAAGCACTGGACCCCGCAGTGCAGGGGGAGGACGGCGGTCAGGCAGAGGGAGAAGCGCATCGTGGAGCTGCTCACgctcccgtccgtcgaggatttgtcCGTCCTCCGAGGAGCAAGGGGAAGGCGCCGTCGCCTTCGCCATTGTTTGATCTGTACCCGTTTCGTATTTAGACCAAGCAGCCAACAACTGCTACTTGTTGATTTGGGCGTCCTTTGTGCTTTGGTGGTGATCTGATAGTCTGTGTTGATTAATTATGAAAACCATGTCGTCTGACTGTTTAGTTAATGCTAATTTAAGTCTGCCTTTGCGCGGTGTGTTTCAGTTTTCTGCCTTTGATGCTAATTCTGATCCTGGTTACTGGTCCCACTCCTTGCTCAGTTGAGTTCAGCGAGGAACTACATGTGCTTTCTCACATAATTTGCAAAACAATGATCTAAATATTAAGCATATACAATGGAATTAGTTAGTAATGTGAAAGATAGGATGATCAAATACCGGTTCGAGGCTGGATGGGATGACCTACACCGACCTTCATTTCTACGATGTTAAGATCATCGCTTTTGTGAAGCTTCGGCGGGGTATTAGGGTGCATCTACAACGGATGCCATCGAAAACGGATAGTTCGTTGATGTCCGTGCAGCCCGAAGGTGAGGCCCAACGGCGACCAGGAAATGGACAGCGGGCTTGAATATGTCCGTTTGGCCCCATTCCAAGCCTAAATTTGGGTTGGCTTTGCGGTGGCCTCGGACAGCCGATGCGTCGGTGCATGTCCTCCCTTTGTCTTCTCGACCTCGCTCTCCGCGACCGAGGAACTGGAATAAACGCGTGTTCACGCGTCTTGCCCACCGCCGCATCCTTCTCAATGGGGACTGTCGCTTTTGAGCCCACATCCTTCAATCTGGCCTGTCCACTgctctccgaaaaccctagtccaAACCCTCTGAAGCTTCTCGCGCGGTACCAATGGCGAAGGGACACCGCTGGTTTCGCCCCGCCCGCAACGACCATGAGGCAGACAGCTCAGGCTATGACGGCAGCGGCGACAACCGTTTCTTCCACGCACCCGTGCCTAGGCCACTGCGACCACCTCCCGTGCCGCGCTCTGAACGACGCACCAACGTTGAGGTGGAGGTGGCGCAACAGTACGCGGAGGCGGCCATACCGCGACCATGGAGGGGTTAGGAAAATGTGAGAAATTCTTGGAAAAAGTGGTGATTGGATGAAAGCAGAGGTTTGCCAAATCACCTCCCATCCCcaaccctaggccttgtttacttctctcgtattttcTTCCCAATGGTATGGGATGGGaggatttggtgttcacccaatccccgaaatacccttccccaaaaatacactagtatgatggagagtttttgatttagaaaaatgtggggatgggaggggatgagGGATACGATCAGCGGATTTTCCGGATACGAAAtaatcccctctcatccccataAATACCTTAAGAACAAGGCCTTAGGAATTTGGAAATACTCTAGGTGTAGTAAAGAAGGCCTTAGAAAACAAGGACTTTGAAAAAGTGGGAATTGGGTGAAAACGCTTTATCCACTGAGCTACAGGCGCCCTTGTTGAATTAAATTTCTTATTTTGTTACTTACCTTTTGTTTTCTGAAATTACTTGTTACTTCGGCAATTCTCTATGATTATGCCCTATTGTCCCTGCAAGGCTGACCCGATCTCTCCCGGCTCctcctcttctttcttcttctttcttcggcgaCCATGATCCAAGCGGTGATGGTCATCAGTACTCTGGGAAAGCCCCGCCTCCTCAAATTCTACAACTTCCAGGTCCCGAACCTTCTCTATCCTCCGCCCCTTTCTCctctctccttcttcctctttaTGTTCACGCCCTCTCTCCTCTTCAACCGCCCATCACGTGCTCGGCCAATTTCCCCACCCAGTTCTGGAACCACTTCTGCCATAAATCAATTATGTGCTTGATGAGATGTCTTAGCGACTAAGCCCTGTTCTTTGTTTTCTCTGTGTTCATGGATTAAATTGTGGATGCAGGACCCCGAGAGGCACCAGGAGCTCGTCCGCAGCATCTTTCAGTGTACACTAGATTCGCTTCCCTGTTCTTTTCACCATTTGTATAGTGTGCTTGAGCTGCCGAGTCTCTTCTTGCAGTGCTGTCTGTGAGGCCGGAGGGTGTGAGCAATTTCGTTGAGACCGATGCAATCTTTGGACCGGTAATGCACCCTCTCAGGCTATCCCTGTCTAATCTAATCCAGTAGTAAATCTTGTGCAAAAAGGGAGAAATGACATGCAAATTCGAGCAGTGAACAAGGGAAATTGGAACATTCTTCCCTGGAAGGCAATTGGTTGTAACCTAACTTGCTATCTCACTAGTCAATCTGCGTGCAAGCTGTCCTACTGCTGACTACTAAGCATGTATGCAAATGCTTCAGAAAACTCTTTAAATGAGAGCACCAAACAACTATTTAGCATGTGTTGCTGCAAACAATTAATCAATTGTAAGATTAAATTGGTACTTCGATTAAACTTTTGTGAGGACAAAACTTAAATTATCTGACTAACCTTGTGACTATTTGACCTCCAATAAGTTGTAAGAAGGGTAAAAAGACGCATGATCTCCTTTTTCTCTTCACAGGGGACAAAACTGGTCTACAAGCATTTGGCGACACTATACTTCGTTTTTGTATTTGACAGCTCTGAGAATGAGCTTGCTATGCTCGACCTTGTACAAGGTAGCCTAAACCCTTATCAGCACACTTGTTTCTTCAGTTACTACGACTGATAGGCGCATGTGCAATGAAAGATAAGGCTTCACAGATATACTTTCGGGACGAAATATGTTGAGTGTGTTATCATGCTACACATTATTTCACATGTTTTGGTACAATCCCAGTCTACTGCCTCTCATGGATGTTTGTCTTATTACCATGGTTCTTTCAGTATTCAATATTGATATACAATTTGATTACATTTCTCTGTTCAGTATTTTCTATTCAAATTCTGATTCTTGCTAAACACTTATGCATGTCACCGCACTAGCACATTATTAGCATGCATTCTTTTGTCCATCTAATGCTTGGTGAAGTACTTATCATTGTTCTCCTGTTTCTGTCACTTTAAGATCTTCTTATCAACTCTTTGAGGTCATCAACTAATCTTAAGAAGCGTTATCTTGTCACAGTATTTGTTGAAACATTGAATAGATGCTTCAAGAATGTCTGCGAGCTTGACATTGTATTTAACTTCAACAAGGTACCATGATTCTCTTATTTGATATTTAATCTGGATAGTCACTACTATGATTCTCTCAACGAAAGCAGCAATTTCTGTTCCCCGCAAAAAGAAAATACGCTActataataaaaataaacaaagttCACACCATGTAGCATTGGTTTATTATGATCGTTGATTTGCTGCATGTAATATGTTTTTGGCACATGGATCATATCCGAGTGCGCAATGCAACAAAAACTTAAATATAATAAGATTCACATTACAGCTTGTTGCATATCTATTTCATTATCTGCTGCCAACCAAATTATCATAGTTGACATTCCAAGAAGCATTTTCTGGCTAAGTATATGCTTTTTAAGGTCTGCATATCTATTTCATTATCCACTACCGACCAAATTCTCACAGGGGAAATTCCAAGAAGCATTTTCTGGCCAAGTATATGCTCTTAAGTCTGCATTTCTATTTCATTATCCACTACTGATCAATTTATCAGAGTTGAAAATTGAAGCACTTTCTTGATAAAGGTATATGTTGTGAAGTCATGCTAGTGGCCCACCGAAGTACTTGCATATGAACAAAGAATCAAAAACACAGTTGAAGTGGTGTCTTAAGCACGATTCAGTTTGAAATACAAGTTAGGAAACATTGATAGATGTAATACCTAGTCTTCTCTAGATCTTAGCAACAATGACATAACTGTAATTTAATCATTAATGTCCAGTGTTCCACTGGAAGAGAGCTTGAAGGAAAATAGAGAAAGAGCCAACCCTATTGATCTTTAAACAGAAGACCAGTGACATTCGTTACTAAGCAATGGTGATAGTTGATTATTGAGATTTTTTTAAGGAAAAGGAAAGCTAGGGATGCTTTTGGTCCATAAGAACTCCAAAACCTGCTGATTCCTATGATGCTACTACCCTCAATCCCATTCTTGCTGTAGTGTTTGCATCCTTTAATTGAtggaagtgtgtgtgtgtgtagataTGCACAATTTTTTTCTGATCAGACAAAACTCCAGTTGTTCATCCCAGCAGTCTTTTCTCCTGTCATagtgatgactgatgagcgcAGTACTACTTACGAATAACCACCATTCTTCCTCGGCTAATTGTAATATTAAATGCAGCTGCACGCAGTTTTGGATGAAATGATACTGGGAGGACAAGTGATTGAAACAAGTTCAGAGGAAATAATGAGATCTGTAGAAGAGATTGCGAGGTTCTTACTCCTCGATCGATCCTTTCTGCCCTCACCCTCCCATGTCCCGTTTTTATTCTTTAGTGCAATTCTAACAATGTTGCTCGCTACTTGACACAGGTTGGAGAAACAATCAAGCACGACAAGCCTCATACCAAAGTCGATTTCGCAGCGCTTCAGCCGCTGATTTTTTCCAGTCATTTTCAGGACAGAATTCGTAGGACCTTACCAGAAGAAATCAGATTGGTGTTCGAATTTATCTCCAGTGGCCTGTCAGTTCTCTGAAGTCTTGAGCATCTGCTATTCGACATGAAAACTTATTGGCTGACATACATATCTTACTGTCTCCCACCCAAGAGTTGTAAGTTGTAACCAGAAATGTGACGCACGCCGTGCATGCTGCATCTTTAGAAAGACACTTTTATTGTCTGATGATGTATGAATGCAGTGCTATATGCTCTTCTTTTGGTGTGTAACTCTGTTTTCCATTGGAAACATGTTTCTGTCTCGGAATTAATTCGACAAACAGCATTGCCTGATCATTTTACCATATATCCGTTGCACCATTACAACATTTCACCTCATCATCTCAGTTTTGGTGCTGACAGTGGTTCGCAGCATCCATGACGTCCCAGTTACTTGCAATGTCATTGTATGAAAGTTGACTAAGAAATGGCGAGGATCAAAGGTTTGCATAGACTGATATTAAAAAATCTACTAAAATAAAGGTTTTTTTAATAAAGGGccgaaaatggtgaatggaacctgggtgcgcgcgcacccatttacgaaaagttcaaaaaatgctaTTTTAAAGTTtccaaaaatgtgaagtaaatttttgcatgtagatattatgttgatacttactcgtgtgtgttttcacaGAAAAATACCATTTTGTGTGATCTACactaaaatgacaaaatgcaaattcctattcctgtgaatagtacaaattcctgttcactattcttatttggacattttgtcatttttatgcaggccacacccaatggtattttttcgtgaaaactcacacgagtaagtatcaacataatatgtacatgcaaaattttacttcacatttttttgaaatttttaaatagcatttttttgaaattttcgtaaatgggtgcgcgagCACCCATGTTCCATTCGTCCGGGTCGCCCCCTCCCCTAGCTTTCAATATAGCAGCCGAAGTCACAGATTTCAGGTTTGTTATTACAACCGACAGGGGTAAACCTCCACCTGGTAATAAAAGGCAAGAAAAATGAAGGATTTTAACATGGAAGTTCTCTGAAGTGAAAATCATCGTGAGCTCGTTCTCTAGTTTGAGTCTATAAGTTGGTCACCAAGTGCTATGGAAATCCTCTACCTTCAGCTTTGGAAATTAAGGTGTTTGTGTAGAAAATTTCCTAAACTTTCAGAAACTAACCTACTGATTTGAAGTGCAAATTACATGAACAAAATTTACGATCCTGTAATATTCGAACCTACAAGCACAGAACTAAACATCATCGTCACGAGTCCAGACCAGCATATTACTCGTGCTTGCAAATTCCGATATTTCTAGAGCTCAGATTTCTCTCTCGCTAGGGTTTGAGGTGAGGAGCCGCTCCTCTCCCCCGCCCCCATGGCCGACCTCGGCGGCTACGACATGCGGCGGCAGCCGACTGCGGCGGAAGTGGTGGGGCGCCTCAAGGACGACGGCGACTTCGACGCCCTCCGCCGCGCCATCATCCGCAAGGTCAAGGACAACGTAAGCACGTGCTCCATCTCCCATCTCCCCCAAATTTCTTTGTCTTAGCGATCCGATTCCGATGTGGTTGCTCCTTCACGATGGAGCCTCGATGTGGCGAAATGGAATTCCCCCGTGGAGCTTTATTACTACCTGATTCATTACCCTTTATGTTTGTACTATATGTGAGTGCATTGCCCATAGAGTTGAAATCGTTCTGCATTGGTTCGATTCCTTTCTGTTCTGTGGTATGATTTGCCCCAGAGGGATCGATTTTAATTGAACCATAGATGTGAATTGAGGCGATCGTGCGTTTTCTATGTTTCATGTTGACAGTTGCTCGAGGGTTGTGTTGGTATTGAAAATATTATTTTTGGGTTCTTGGAGTTTTGCACAAATCGTCCAAGGAAGCTTGGAATGGGAATTTCTCCAGTGGAGCGCTATTACCTGACTCATTAATATTTTGATGTTTGGAAATTGGAATAGGCAGCAGTGCTGATAGAATGGAGCTCGTTCTGCATTGGTTTTATTTGATCTTTTCTGGTTGATGAGTATCAGCCAAGAACTTGCCTATAGGTGTTGCTTGATCTTTAACAGTAGTCACATCATCATTAGTAGGGATAACTAATACGGAGTACTATTTTGTAAGGCgaaaacacacgcacacacaaagGTCATTTGCACCATGAACTCGATCTTGGTTGTATTGGATTGAAGCGGAACTCCATTCCATGGCGCAAAGGGAATGTGAGGAACTAATGTGGAATCCACATTCTTCAAATGTGGCTCATTTGCGCTGTTAGACTCTTTTAGCTGTTAGACTCAAATGTAAGGAACTAAGTGTGGATTGAAGCAGAACTCGATTTTGATTTTTGCTGTTAGACTCCTTTTCTCTGTTTTAGAAGTTTCCAGTCCACATTCTTCAAATGTGGCTCATTTGCGCTGTAAAACTATGTCACTGTGGTTGGGTTTCAATGTAACCGGGGGGAGCCCTTTTCTCTAAAAAATGTGGAATCCACAATTCCACATGGAACAACTTCTAAAACTCATGCAGTCCGAACAAAGATTGGCTTCGAATCTACATAACTTCAGACTTGTCATCCATATGAAACGTTGACGGCTGTCTATGTTACTCGGACATAGGCATGGGTGTCCGTATCTGACTCGGATTCAGGTTTCCGATTTGATAAGTTTTTTGTTGGACACAGCAAATAACATTTGGAATTTGATAATTTCACGAATTTGGTATGTCTGATTCGGCAATAAAAGGGCATGGATAACCATGTAACACTGCTTGAGGCCCGAGGATGTGAAAATTAAGCACAGGTTTGTGAAAAAAAAGGTCTGTAAACCGGTACATCATTTatctcttatttaatttcctgtgAGAGACCAATGGTTTTGTCATATACTCATATTGGGACTATGGGAACGTTAGGCTCTACTTGTACAGATGGTGTGTGCAGCGTTGATGGGGAACTAAAAATGAATTACACATTTGGAAAAAAATAACTACAAGGTGGTAACGTACCTATTACCATCACATAGAAAGTTGTTGCTGTCTTGCTGATTGCCCGATTCCCATTTGAAGATTGATTTGAATTAGGCTGAAATGGAAATTAATGATAAGTAGGGAAAAGCTAGAACCAGCGCTTTGCTTTGAATATCCAGTAAGCTTATCACATCTAGATGTAGTAGTTGTTATCAGTCTGGTTCATCCCCTATAAGTAGAGATAGACAATCAAACTACAGCCATCATTGTCATTGATTGTCTGGATAAGCTCATTTGACATGCAGGGTGGTCAAAAGCAACAGAAGCTAGCATAGCACTTAAATTTCATTGATCGATATAGTTTGTAGTAGTTGATGTCAATTTCAGTGATCAATCTAGTTTTGAGGAATAGTTTGATAGTTTTATTGATCAATCCAGTTTTGAGGAATAACTGATATCATCGTTAGCAGTTACTAGTTCAATACATTGCAATGGTCTGGTCACATTGCACAATTATAATGTACTCTTCTtttgatactccctccgatcctaaaatAGTGTCGGTAGCCTTATACAAATAAGTTTTACATTTAAATCCTtgtaaattcaagaaaagaaagacaCCTGTGCGTCCGCGTCACACGCGCGTTGTCTCTCCATTGTTCCAGGCAAAGTAAAGCTCTAATTAATTAACTGCATGCCTGGTCACACGTACGTACGCCGAAGGAACAACACGCCAGCCTGGTTGATGGGACTGCGGGCCAGAGCATAGAGTGTGGAGTGCGGGTTGAGGGTAAAGAAACGGTAAGGTGTTTTTTGCAAAATATCCTGTCTGAAATTTTTTCCGGATCGGACGGAGTACAACAATGCGGCGACTAATAGTCAACTGATGCCCTTTGCTCATTTATCAGCCAGTCATGTTGGATAAGCTGATTTCTAGGTGCTCAACTTCATCTCAAACTTTGTTCCAGTGGCATTGACTCTTTCATTATCTGATTAGGGTCTCTTTCCTTGCTAGTAACGTACACTATACTAGAGGTTTCCTGGTTCTGAGTTAGATGTTATCTGGTTTTTCGTTTTGTAAGTTAATCAATCTTGCCATGCTTCAACTCAACCGCAGGGTTCTTGACCATGTGTCGTTGTACTTTTAGTCTCATTTTGCATTTTAACATATGCCGTGGATTCCACCTTAATGACAGTTTCTGTGCAGGATTAATACCCTAGTATATGAAATCTGCTTATAATTGTTATGCTGCACCAAGTTGAATGAGAGTATTACATGGCCTGCAAAAAATGTTAGCAACCAAAAAATGTTAGCTTGATACTGTCCTGATTTGCG is a window from the Lolium rigidum isolate FL_2022 unplaced genomic scaffold, APGP_CSIRO_Lrig_0.1 contig_70191_1, whole genome shotgun sequence genome containing:
- the LOC124682192 gene encoding AP-3 complex subunit sigma-like — encoded protein: MISFFSSQGTKLVYKHLATLYFVFVFDSSENELAMLDLVQVFVETLNRCFKNVCELDIVFNFNKLHAVLDEMILGGQVIETSSEEIMRSVEEIARLEKQSSTTSLIPKSISQRFSR